A genomic region of Verrucomicrobiota bacterium contains the following coding sequences:
- a CDS encoding DUF1553 domain-containing protein yields the protein MGLFVFIHKAPGQLARQSDLTFEQHVRPILKAHCFDCHGEGEKLKGGLDLRLRRFMVKGGDSGAAIVPFQPEKSELIEKIRSGEMPKRDKKLSSEEISTIEKWIASGAKTARDEPAEIGQGMLITEEERAHWAFQPVRRPSVPAFQSDRVRTPVDAFLLAELGKRGLSFSPDADRITLIRRATLDLLGLSPSPEEVAAFVADKAPGAYEKLIDRLLSSPHYGERWGRHWLDAAGYADSDGYSEADVPRDYAYKYRDYMIRAFNSDKPFDEFIVEQLAGDEQAASVYTNLASAVRGPETLEKLVATGFLRMGPDGTATGGIDQDTARNQVIADTIKIVSTSLLGLSVGCAQCHDHRYDPIPQTDYYRLRAVLEPAYDWKNWRTPQQRLISLYTDADRAKASEIEAEAKKLTAEKEAKQKQYLADALERHLEKFDAALRDPLRSAYQTPPDKRTAEQKKLLMDHPSVNITPGVLYQYNPKAADDLKAMDAKIAEVRARKPAEDFVQALTEVPGKIPVTFLFHRGDPKQPKEAVQPGGLSIFASTGQCVSFPDKDRSLPSAGRRLAFARWLTSGEHPLVARVIVNRVWMHHFGRGLVGTPADFGMLGEKPTHPELLDWLASAFSSQLSTANSQLALSWSLKRLHKLIVTSTAYRQSSRRDPEKEIHDPDNTLYWRKPVQRLDAESIRDSILAASGVLNPKMAGPPVPVREDLVGQVVVGVDKKQGDNKMPVEVPMGGEEFRRSVYVQVRRSKPLAFLNSFDAPVMEVNCERRQSSTVATQALMLMNSDFVLDQAQRFAARLRQEAGPNRRDQIIRAWQLAFSRDPSESEMRRSLEFLAQQVTPLASVSETATAESSAKTTEKKAEPRDSAKKVEPDHQALANLCQALLSANEFLYVD from the coding sequence ATGGGTCTTTTCGTCTTCATACACAAAGCGCCTGGACAACTCGCCCGCCAATCCGATCTTACATTCGAGCAACACGTCCGTCCCATCCTCAAAGCGCATTGCTTCGATTGCCATGGCGAAGGGGAAAAGCTGAAGGGCGGCCTCGATCTGCGCCTCCGCCGTTTCATGGTCAAAGGCGGAGATTCCGGAGCGGCCATCGTCCCCTTCCAGCCAGAGAAGAGCGAATTGATCGAGAAGATTCGCTCCGGCGAAATGCCCAAGCGGGACAAGAAACTTTCGTCCGAGGAAATCAGCACCATTGAAAAGTGGATCGCCAGCGGGGCGAAGACGGCTCGGGACGAACCCGCCGAGATCGGCCAGGGCATGCTCATCACCGAAGAAGAACGCGCGCATTGGGCGTTTCAGCCCGTGCGGCGTCCATCCGTTCCTGCGTTCCAGAGCGACCGGGTTCGCACGCCGGTCGATGCTTTCTTGCTCGCGGAGCTTGGCAAGCGCGGGCTTTCCTTTTCGCCGGATGCCGATCGGATCACGCTCATTCGGCGCGCCACGCTGGATCTCCTCGGCTTGTCTCCGAGTCCAGAGGAAGTCGCCGCGTTTGTAGCGGACAAAGCCCCTGGCGCTTATGAAAAACTCATCGACCGCTTGCTCAGTTCGCCGCATTACGGCGAGCGTTGGGGACGCCACTGGCTCGATGCCGCCGGTTACGCGGATTCTGATGGTTACTCCGAGGCCGACGTGCCGCGGGATTACGCTTACAAGTATCGCGACTATATGATCCGGGCGTTCAACTCCGACAAGCCGTTCGATGAATTCATCGTCGAACAACTGGCGGGCGACGAACAGGCGGCCAGCGTCTATACGAATCTCGCCTCTGCCGTCCGCGGTCCCGAAACCCTCGAAAAGCTCGTAGCCACGGGTTTTCTGCGCATGGGACCGGATGGCACGGCGACCGGCGGCATCGATCAGGACACGGCGCGGAACCAGGTCATCGCGGACACGATCAAGATTGTCTCGACTTCGTTGCTCGGTCTTTCCGTCGGCTGCGCGCAGTGCCACGACCACCGCTACGATCCCATTCCGCAGACGGATTATTACCGCCTGCGCGCCGTGTTGGAACCCGCTTACGACTGGAAGAACTGGCGCACGCCCCAGCAGCGCTTGATTTCACTCTACACCGATGCCGACCGCGCCAAAGCCTCCGAAATCGAAGCGGAAGCTAAAAAACTCACCGCCGAGAAAGAGGCCAAACAAAAGCAATACCTTGCCGACGCGCTCGAACGGCATCTTGAGAAATTCGACGCCGCTTTGCGCGATCCGCTTCGCTCCGCCTACCAAACGCCCCCCGACAAACGCACCGCCGAGCAGAAAAAACTGCTCATGGACCATCCGAGCGTGAACATCACGCCGGGCGTGCTCTACCAATACAATCCGAAGGCTGCCGATGATTTGAAAGCCATGGATGCCAAGATCGCCGAGGTCCGCGCCCGCAAGCCCGCCGAGGATTTCGTTCAAGCGCTGACGGAGGTTCCGGGAAAGATCCCCGTCACCTTCCTCTTCCATCGCGGCGATCCCAAGCAGCCAAAGGAAGCCGTCCAGCCCGGTGGGCTTTCGATCTTCGCTTCGACCGGGCAATGCGTTTCATTCCCGGACAAGGACCGCAGCTTGCCCAGCGCGGGACGCCGGTTGGCCTTCGCGCGTTGGCTCACGAGCGGGGAGCATCCCTTGGTGGCTCGCGTGATCGTTAACCGCGTTTGGATGCACCATTTCGGCCGCGGCCTCGTCGGCACACCCGCGGACTTCGGCATGCTCGGCGAAAAGCCGACCCATCCGGAGTTGCTCGACTGGCTCGCCAGCGCTTTCTCCTCTCAACTCTCAACCGCCAACTCTCAACTCGCCTTGAGCTGGAGTTTGAAACGCCTGCACAAATTGATCGTGACCTCCACCGCGTATCGTCAATCCTCGCGGCGCGATCCGGAAAAGGAAATCCACGACCCCGACAATACTCTCTACTGGCGCAAGCCCGTTCAGCGCCTGGACGCGGAATCGATTCGGGATTCCATTCTCGCCGCCAGCGGCGTGCTCAATCCCAAAATGGCCGGACCGCCAGTTCCGGTGCGTGAAGACCTCGTGGGCCAGGTCGTGGTCGGCGTCGATAAAAAGCAAGGCGACAACAAAATGCCGGTCGAAGTGCCGATGGGCGGCGAAGAATTCCGCCGCAGCGTGTATGTGCAGGTGCGCCGGAGCAAGCCGCTCGCTTTCCTGAATTCGTTCGACGCGCCGGTCATGGAAGTGAATTGCGAGCGCCGCCAATCCTCAACGGTCGCGACCCAGGCGCTCATGCTGATGAACAGCGATTTTGTTTTGGACCAGGCGCAACGGTTCGCGGCACGGCTGCGCCAAGAAGCCGGGCCGAACCGCAGAGATCAGATTATCCGCGCATGGCAACTGGCTTTCAGCCGTGATCCTTCGGAAAGCGAAATGCGAAGATCACTGGAGTTTCTCGCGCAACAGGTGACGCCCCTGGCGAGCGTTTCCGAGACAGCAACGGCTGAATCATCAGCGAAAACCACGGAGAAAAAGGCCGAACCGAGAGATTCAGCCAAAAAGGTCGAGCCAGACCATCAGGCGCTGGCCAATCTCTGCCAGGCCCTCTTGAGCGCAAACGAATTTCTCTACGTGGATTAG